From one Carassius auratus strain Wakin unplaced genomic scaffold, ASM336829v1 scaf_tig00031048, whole genome shotgun sequence genomic stretch:
- the LOC113080350 gene encoding protein NLRC3-like, protein LSEKRGKMSLSHKQSVRSDSHVSSSVSVKSDRSKEGVPPRFSEETPSATESVRSDSHVSGSVSVKSDRSKHEPPLFSEETPSATESLHYETLDSDFQINRNHKNFTDKLQGIFQDLESKIMKFLKKELEKFKKILQKENLQYFVKDFNENRCSKKEAALDLTLYFLREMKQDEAADTLEDELVIHQLKCSLKKKYQCVFEGIAKQGDSTLLKNIYTDLYITQGCSEQVNTEHEVRQIEVASRRHESQEIQVECKHLFEAPEQEKQIRTVLTKGVAGIGKSVSVQKFVLDWAEGKENQDISFIFPLPFREMNLKEKDKLSLMDLITQFFSETKGLNLTRRNQLKVLFILDGLDECRLPVNFKDNETWSDVSSPVSLDVLLTNLIKGNLLPSALIWITSRPAAASKIPPDCIDRLTEIRGFNDAQKEEYFRKRFTDENQAKEIIDHVKQSKSLFIMCHIPVFCWISATVLQNILEEKRNNVVKNNQADDVSKTLQESNTEDTPKTLTQMYIHFLRFQIQQSRRKYDGEHTPDVSWDKDAIFSLGKLAFDQLERNNVIFYDTDLEACGIDVYKASVYSGMCTQIFKEETGITLGTMYCFVHLSIQEFIAALYAHLFLDINNKFGHFLLGQSKKNMIDLLKTAVDKALESDNGHLDLFLRFLLGLSLQSNQRLLQGLLKHSEDNDQSKEEIVQYIKQKLESNLSPERSINLFYCLNELNDQTLVKDIQTHLSKGSLSSADLSPAQWSALVFVLLTSEEELEEFELQKFKKSDECLIRLSAVIKTCKRAL, encoded by the exons ctctcagagaagagaggaaagatgagtctctcacacaaacagag tgtaagatcagactcacatgtgtccagctctgtgtctgtgaagagtgaccggtcAAAAGAAGGTGTGCCACCGAGATTCAGTGAAGAAACACCATCAGCTACTGAaag tgtaagatcagactcacatgtgtccggctctgtgtctgtgaagagtgaccggtcAAAACATGAACCACCGTTATTCAGTGAAGAAACACCATCAGCTACTGAAAg TCTGCATTATGAGACATTAGACTCAGACTTCCAGATTAACAGGAACCACAAGAATTTCACAGACAAACTCCAAGGAATCTTCCAg gatcttgagagcaaaataatgaaatttctaaagaaagaactggaaaagtttaagaaaatattacaaaaagagaacTTACAatactttgtgaaggactttaatgagaacagatgcagtaagaaagaagcagctcttgatctcacgctgtacttcctgagagagatgaagcaagatgaagctgctgatactcTAGAAG acGAGCTGgtcattcatcagctaaagtgtagcctaaagaagaagtatcaatgtgtgtttgaaggaattgcaaagcaaggagactctacacttctgaagaacatctacacagatctctatatcactcagggttgtagtgaacaggtcaatactgaacatgaggtgagacagattgaagttgcttccagacgtcatgaatcacaggagatacaggttgagtgcaaacatttgtttgaagcacctgaacaagagaagcagatcagaactgtactgacaaaaggagttgctggcattggaaaatcagtctctgtgcagaagtttgttctggattgggccgaaggaaaagaaaatcaagatatcagcttcatatttcctcttccattcagagagatgaacttaaaggagaaagacaaactaagtttgatggaccttataactcagtttttctcagagacaaaaggactgaaccttacaagaagaaatcaattaaaagtcttgttcattcttgatggattggatgaatgtcgacttcctgtaaactttaaggataatgagacgtggtctgatgtttcatcacctgtctctctggatgttctcctgacgaacctcatcaagggaaatctgcttccttctgctctcatctggatcaccagcagaccagcagctgccagtaagattcctcctgactgtatcgaccggctgacagagatacgaggattcaatgatgcacaaaaggaggagtacttcagaaaaagattcacggatgagaatcaggccaaagaaatcattgatcatgttaaacaatcaaagagtctctttatcatgtgccacatcccagtcttctgctggatttcagccactgttctccagaacattttagaggagaaaagaaataatgttgtgaaaaacaatcaggctgatgatgtctccaaaacactgcaggagtcaaatactgaagacactcctaagactctgacacaaatgtacatacacttcctcagatttcagatccagcagagtagacgaaagtatgatggagaacatacaccagatgtttcctgggataaagatgccatcttttcactggggaaactggcatttgatcagctggaaagaaacaatgtgatcttctatgacacagatctggaagcctgtggtattgatgtctataaggcatcagtgtactcaggcatgtgtacccagatctttaaggaggaaacagggatcactcttggtaccatgtactgcttcgttcacttgagtattcaagagtttattgcagccctttatgcacatctgtttctagacatcaACAATAAATTTG GTCACTTCCTTCTCGGACAAtccaaaaaaaacatgattgatttgctcaagactgcagtggacaaggcactagaaagtgataatggacacctggatctttttcttcgattcctccttggtttgtcactccagtccaatcagagactcttacagggtctGTTGAAACATTCAGAAGACAATGACCAGAGCAAAgaggaaatagttcagtacatcaagcagaaattagagtctaatctgtctccagagagatccatcaatctgttctactgtctgaatgaactgaacgaccaaactctggtgaaagacattcagacccaccttagcaaaggaagtctctcatctgctgatctttcacctgcccagtggtctgctttggtctttgtgttgttgacatcagaggaggagctggaggagtttgagcttcagaaattcaagaaatcagacgagtgtctcattagattatcagcagtcatcaaaacctgcaaaagagctctgtaa